One Phalacrocorax aristotelis chromosome Z, bGulAri2.1, whole genome shotgun sequence DNA window includes the following coding sequences:
- the OSTF1 gene encoding osteoclast-stimulating factor 1: MSKPPPKPAKPGQVKVFRALYTFEPRTPDELYFEEGDIIYISDMSDTNWWKGTCKGRTGLIPSNYVAEQAESIDNPLHEAAKRGNLSWLRECLDNRVGVNGLDKAGNTALYWACHGGHKDVVDVLFTQENLELNQQNKLGDTALHAAAWKGYADIVEMLLAKGARTDLKNNEKKLAIDMATNAACASLLKKKQSAGTVRTSSNAEEYLDDEDSD, from the exons ggcaGGTTAAAGTGTTCAGGGCCCTGTACACATTTGAGCCCAGAACG ccagatgAACTGTACTTTGAAGAAGGAGATATTATTTACATCTCAGACATG agTGATACAAATTGGTGGAAAGGAACTTGCAAAGGGAGAACTGGACTAATTCCAAGCAACTATG tggcAGAGCAAGCTGAGTCTATCGATAACCCACTGCACGAAGCTGCCAAACGTG GCAACCTAAGCTGGTTGAGAGAGTGTTTGGATAATCGAGTTGGGGTCAATGGCTTAGACAAAGCTGGAAACACAGCTCTGTACTGGGCATGTCATGGAGGCCACAAAG ATGTAGTGGATGTTCTGTTTACCCAGGAAAACCTGGAGTTAAACCAACAG AACAAATTGGGAGACACAGCTTTGCATGCTGCTGCATGGAAAGGTTATGCAGATATTGTAGAGATGCTGCTGGCAAAGG GGGCAAGAACGGATCTGAAGAACAATGAGAAGAAACTGGCTATAGACATGGCAACCAATGCAGCTTGCGCTTCtctgcttaaaaagaaacagagtgCAG gTACAGTCCGAACATCAAGTAATGCAGAGGAGTATCTTGATGATGAAGACTCCGATTAG